A part of Aquibium oceanicum genomic DNA contains:
- a CDS encoding DUF2865 domain-containing protein, translating to MRKRWSIRLRAALVAFAAACAVFSLIGQAVAQTRVCRDLEAQLANFSAGGGSPRQARQYERAIEQQRAQIAKAEAQSRRANCGGGFFSRGDPARVCQSLSNTLDRMQANLASLERKHRQLGGGGSRAERANILAAIDRNGCRERQASARERQMDGGRGGGNLFDQLFKARAAQDRSENESRRFPLEDEGRRRIVVRRGNLIEVQPRVSGTFRTLCVRTCDGYFFPVAYSSHADDLDRDAAACSAMCPGTEVELYMHRTPGEETNQMISMSGVPYTELPTAFRYREAGYQRPPGCGCSAATRSFSIIAGETAPPMSIGPVPLQEPVVPRPAARPDPAADPETLANLQGGLDAAAIRKLLGGENSGSELTASVSAPTTLPPVEERRIRVVGPSFLPDPEAAIDLRAPAPNPVP from the coding sequence ATGAGGAAGCGGTGGAGTATCCGTCTGCGCGCTGCCCTTGTGGCATTCGCGGCGGCGTGCGCCGTCTTTTCCCTGATCGGTCAGGCAGTTGCCCAGACTCGTGTCTGCCGCGACCTCGAAGCCCAGCTTGCGAATTTCTCTGCCGGCGGCGGTTCGCCCCGGCAGGCACGTCAGTACGAGCGCGCGATCGAGCAGCAGCGCGCGCAGATCGCCAAGGCCGAGGCCCAGAGCCGCCGGGCCAATTGCGGCGGCGGTTTCTTCTCGCGCGGCGATCCGGCCCGTGTCTGCCAGTCGCTTTCGAACACGCTGGACCGGATGCAGGCCAACCTCGCCTCCCTGGAGCGCAAGCACCGGCAACTGGGCGGCGGCGGCTCGCGGGCCGAACGGGCCAACATCCTCGCCGCGATCGACCGGAACGGCTGCCGCGAGCGTCAGGCCAGCGCCCGCGAAAGGCAGATGGACGGCGGCAGGGGCGGCGGAAATCTGTTCGACCAGTTGTTCAAGGCTCGCGCCGCGCAGGATCGCAGCGAAAACGAATCCCGGCGATTCCCACTGGAAGACGAAGGCCGCCGGCGCATCGTCGTCCGTCGCGGCAATCTGATCGAGGTTCAACCGCGCGTTTCGGGCACCTTCCGGACGCTCTGCGTACGCACCTGCGACGGCTACTTCTTCCCGGTTGCCTATTCGTCTCATGCCGACGATCTCGACCGGGATGCGGCCGCGTGTTCGGCGATGTGCCCCGGCACCGAGGTCGAGCTCTACATGCATCGAACGCCAGGTGAAGAGACGAACCAGATGATCTCGATGAGCGGCGTGCCCTACACGGAGCTTCCGACCGCGTTCCGCTATCGGGAAGCGGGATACCAGCGGCCGCCCGGCTGCGGCTGCTCGGCGGCGACGCGCAGCTTCTCGATCATCGCAGGGGAAACGGCGCCACCGATGAGCATCGGACCCGTCCCGCTGCAGGAACCCGTCGTCCCCAGGCCTGCCGCCCGTCCCGATCCTGCCGCCGATCCCGAGACGCTCGCCAATCTTCAGGGCGGGCTCGATGCCGCGGCGATCCGCAAGCTCCTGGGCGGCGAAAATTCTGGCTCCGAGTTGACGGCCTCCGTCAGCGCGCCGACGACGCTGCCGCCGGTCGAGGAGCGCAGGATCAGGGTCGTCGGGCCATCGTTCCTTCCCGACCCAGAAGCGGCAATAGATCTGCGAGCTCCGGCCCCGAATCCCGTCCCGTGA
- a CDS encoding NADP-dependent malic enzyme gives MTQHDAPAPSDFDEAALFFHRYPSPGKLEIQATKPLGNQRDLALAYSPGVAAPCLAIRDDPATAADYTARANLVGVVSNGSAVLGLGNIGPLASKPVMEGKAVLFKKFAGIDVFDIEIDAPEIDRMVSTIAALEPTFGGINLEDIKAPECFEVEEQLKARMNIPVFHDDQHGTAIIVAAAVLNGLELAGKAIETVKIVTSGAGAAALACLNLLVSLGAKRENIWVTDRYGVAWRGRAEEMDRWKDAYVKETDARTLADVIGGADIFLGLSAAGVLKPELLAGMAEKPLILALANPVPEIMPEVARAARPDAMICTGRSDFPNQVNNVLCFPYIFRGALDVGATAINEEMKMAAVRAIAALAREEPSDVAARAYATETPVFGPDFLIPSPFDPRLILRIAPAVARAACDTGVAVRPITDMDAYLDRLNRFVFRSGLVMKPVFSTARTAAANRVIYADGEDERVLRAAQVVLEEGIARPILIGRPDVIDTRLRRYALKIRPGTDFDLIDPEDDPRYRDYVDLLIRLGGRRGVTQEAARTLVRTNTTVIAALAMVRGEADAMICGLEGRFERHLRNVDLIIGRKPGVRDLSALSMLIMQRGVTFFTDTYVTVDPSAEELAEMTILAAEEIRRFGIEPKAALLSFSNFGSRDTASTLKMRTAAALIAERDPDLEADGEMHADSALSEALRNRVFPHSKLKGEANLLVFPNLDAANIALNTAKAMTDALHVGPILLGTARPAHILTPSVTSRGIVNMTALSVVEASQAALQTASARETS, from the coding sequence ATGACCCAGCACGACGCCCCCGCCCCTTCCGACTTCGACGAGGCGGCGCTGTTCTTCCACCGCTACCCCTCGCCGGGCAAGCTGGAGATCCAGGCGACCAAGCCGCTCGGCAACCAGCGCGACCTGGCGCTCGCCTATTCGCCGGGCGTCGCAGCGCCCTGTCTCGCCATCCGCGACGATCCGGCAACCGCCGCCGACTACACGGCGCGCGCCAATCTCGTCGGTGTGGTGTCGAACGGTTCGGCCGTGCTCGGTCTCGGCAACATCGGGCCGCTCGCCTCCAAGCCTGTCATGGAAGGCAAGGCGGTTCTGTTCAAGAAGTTCGCCGGCATCGACGTCTTCGACATCGAGATCGACGCACCGGAGATCGACCGCATGGTCTCCACAATCGCGGCGCTCGAGCCGACCTTCGGCGGCATCAACCTCGAGGACATCAAGGCGCCGGAATGCTTCGAGGTCGAGGAGCAGCTAAAGGCGCGGATGAACATCCCGGTGTTCCACGACGACCAGCACGGTACGGCGATCATCGTGGCGGCGGCGGTGCTCAACGGGCTGGAACTCGCCGGCAAGGCGATCGAGACGGTCAAGATCGTCACCTCGGGCGCCGGCGCGGCAGCACTCGCCTGCCTCAACCTCCTCGTCTCGCTCGGTGCGAAGCGAGAAAACATCTGGGTCACCGACCGCTACGGCGTCGCCTGGCGCGGCCGGGCCGAGGAGATGGACCGCTGGAAGGACGCCTACGTCAAGGAGACGGACGCGCGCACGCTCGCCGACGTCATCGGCGGGGCGGACATCTTCCTGGGGCTTTCGGCGGCCGGCGTGCTGAAGCCGGAACTGCTCGCGGGCATGGCGGAAAAACCCCTGATCCTGGCGCTCGCCAACCCTGTCCCTGAGATCATGCCGGAGGTTGCGCGGGCGGCGCGGCCGGACGCGATGATCTGCACCGGCCGGTCGGACTTCCCCAACCAGGTCAACAACGTTCTCTGCTTCCCCTACATCTTCCGCGGCGCGCTCGACGTCGGCGCGACCGCCATCAACGAGGAGATGAAGATGGCGGCCGTTCGGGCGATCGCCGCACTCGCTCGCGAGGAGCCTTCCGACGTCGCCGCACGCGCCTATGCTACGGAGACGCCGGTCTTCGGGCCGGATTTCCTGATCCCCTCGCCCTTCGACCCGCGTCTCATCCTGCGCATCGCCCCGGCGGTCGCGCGAGCCGCCTGCGACACCGGCGTCGCGGTGCGGCCGATCACCGACATGGATGCCTATCTCGATCGCCTGAACCGCTTCGTGTTCCGTTCGGGCCTGGTCATGAAGCCGGTGTTCTCGACCGCGCGCACGGCAGCGGCCAACCGGGTGATCTATGCCGACGGCGAGGACGAGCGCGTGCTGCGCGCCGCTCAGGTGGTGCTGGAGGAAGGCATCGCGCGGCCGATCCTGATCGGGCGTCCCGACGTCATCGACACGCGGCTCAGGCGCTATGCGCTGAAGATCCGGCCGGGCACGGATTTCGACCTGATCGATCCCGAGGACGATCCGCGCTACCGCGACTATGTCGACCTTCTCATCAGGCTCGGCGGGCGGCGCGGCGTCACGCAGGAGGCGGCGCGCACGCTGGTGCGAACCAACACGACCGTGATCGCGGCGCTGGCCATGGTGCGCGGCGAGGCGGATGCGATGATCTGCGGCCTGGAAGGACGCTTCGAGCGACACCTGCGCAACGTCGACCTGATCATCGGCCGCAAGCCTGGCGTGCGCGATCTTTCGGCGCTCTCGATGCTGATCATGCAGCGCGGCGTCACCTTCTTCACCGATACCTATGTCACTGTGGATCCCTCGGCGGAGGAACTGGCGGAGATGACCATCCTCGCCGCAGAGGAAATCCGCCGTTTCGGCATCGAGCCCAAGGCCGCCCTGCTATCGTTCTCCAACTTCGGCTCGCGCGACACGGCGAGCACGCTCAAGATGCGCACCGCCGCGGCACTGATCGCCGAACGCGATCCCGACCTCGAAGCGGATGGCGAGATGCACGCCGATTCGGCGCTCTCGGAGGCGCTGCGCAATCGCGTCTTTCCGCATTCCAAGCTCAAGGGCGAGGCGAACCTGCTGGTCTTTCCGAACCTCGACGCCGCCAATATCGCGCTCAATACCGCCAAGGCCATGACGGATGCGCTTCATGTCGGGCCGATCCTGCTCGGCACGGCGCGCCCGGCGCACATCCTCACACCTTCGGTCACCTCGCGCGGCATCGTCAACATGACCGCGCTTTCCGTGGTGGAAGCCTCGCAGGCCGCTTTGCAGACAGCGTCTGCGCGGGAGACATCCTAA
- a CDS encoding DUF72 domain-containing protein, whose protein sequence is MTRSGTIRCGIGGWTFEPWEGTFYPDDLPKKRQLEYASQRLRTIEVNGTYYRGQTPETFAKWAAESPDGFVFAVKGNRFVTNKKVLADAGPSMEKFFAQGIEELGDKLGPIVWQFANTKKFEPEDFEGFLKLLPDKHAGLRLRHVLEVRHPTFIDPAFPPLARKYGAAICYAHHHDYPEIADVTANFVYARLQKGEDDVPTAYAPTELDAWASRAKTWAEGGVPDDLPLADPDAKVEKKPRDVFIYIIHEGKIRAPQGAMALQERVGG, encoded by the coding sequence ATGACCAGATCAGGCACGATCCGCTGCGGCATCGGCGGCTGGACCTTCGAGCCGTGGGAGGGCACGTTCTATCCCGACGACCTACCGAAGAAGCGCCAGCTCGAATACGCCTCGCAGCGGCTGAGGACGATCGAGGTGAACGGCACCTACTATCGCGGCCAGACGCCGGAGACCTTCGCCAAATGGGCCGCCGAGAGCCCGGACGGCTTCGTCTTCGCGGTGAAGGGCAACCGCTTCGTCACCAACAAGAAGGTCTTGGCTGACGCCGGCCCCTCGATGGAAAAGTTTTTCGCGCAGGGCATCGAGGAACTGGGCGACAAGCTCGGCCCGATCGTCTGGCAGTTCGCCAACACGAAGAAATTCGAGCCCGAAGATTTCGAGGGCTTCTTGAAGCTGCTGCCGGACAAGCACGCCGGCCTGAGGCTGCGCCACGTGCTCGAGGTGCGCCACCCGACCTTCATCGACCCCGCCTTCCCTCCGCTCGCGCGCAAATACGGCGCGGCGATCTGCTACGCCCACCACCACGACTATCCCGAGATCGCCGACGTGACGGCGAATTTCGTCTATGCGCGGCTGCAGAAGGGCGAGGACGACGTGCCCACCGCCTATGCGCCGACCGAGCTCGACGCCTGGGCTTCGCGTGCGAAGACCTGGGCGGAAGGCGGCGTTCCGGACGACCTGCCGCTCGCCGACCCGGATGCGAAGGTCGAGAAGAAGCCGCGCGACGTCTTCATCTACATCATCCACGAGGGCAAGATCCGCGCGCCGCAAGGGGCGATGGCGCTGCAGGAGCGCGTCGGAGGCTAA
- a CDS encoding BA14K family protein: MSKGAFTAAVLAATAAGAVSPAGAGERHHHRHPVVIHVHETHGAPWYRQPPWIGTGVAQYYSYHPNHLPGYPHDLAGYPIPIHRLDAGDPVVRAFRAAPSMHVDWCLARYRSYDPRSDTFQPYHGPRRVCLSPYR, encoded by the coding sequence ATGTCGAAAGGCGCCTTCACCGCGGCAGTCCTCGCCGCAACGGCAGCAGGAGCGGTATCGCCGGCCGGCGCGGGGGAGCGGCACCATCACCGGCACCCGGTCGTCATCCATGTCCACGAGACCCACGGCGCGCCCTGGTATCGGCAGCCGCCCTGGATCGGCACGGGCGTGGCGCAATACTACAGCTACCATCCGAACCATCTGCCGGGCTACCCGCACGATCTGGCAGGCTACCCGATCCCGATCCATCGTCTGGACGCGGGCGATCCCGTCGTGCGGGCGTTCCGCGCGGCGCCCTCGATGCACGTCGACTGGTGCCTCGCGCGCTACCGCTCCTACGATCCGCGCAGCGACACCTTCCAGCCCTATCACGGCCCGCGCCGCGTCTGCCTCTCGCCGTATCGCTGA
- a CDS encoding transporter substrate-binding domain-containing protein: protein MRSTGMPRALMLALALAMGLAATGARAQVLATETLTVATREAPPFAMRDADGKWSGISIALWEHIARDLQLDYRFEEASLADMIDGVEDGRYDAAVAALTITPEREAVVDFSHPFYTTGFGLAVSQERVNWLGMLFGLLSWQFLQAVLLLAAVIAVVGFLFWLFERKRNADEFGGKWWKGLGSGFWLSAVTMTTVGYGDKAPRTPSGRAVALVWMFTAIIITSTFTGMIASALTADRISGSIRGPDDLPKALVGSIQGSASEIWLAERRVNFRNFDTVAQGMDAVADGRIDVFVYDKPLLQYLAADMDDGETEVLSGTFGRQDYGIALPQGSPMREAVNNALLTFLETEDWDALTFRYLGEEE, encoded by the coding sequence ATGAGATCGACTGGAATGCCGCGGGCGCTGATGCTGGCGCTCGCCCTTGCCATGGGGCTCGCGGCCACCGGCGCGCGGGCGCAGGTGCTGGCGACCGAGACGCTGACGGTCGCGACGCGCGAGGCGCCGCCCTTCGCCATGAGGGATGCCGACGGCAAATGGTCGGGCATCTCCATCGCGCTCTGGGAACACATCGCACGCGACCTGCAGCTCGACTACCGCTTCGAGGAAGCCTCGCTGGCCGACATGATCGACGGCGTCGAGGACGGCCGATACGACGCGGCGGTCGCGGCGCTGACCATCACGCCCGAGCGCGAGGCGGTCGTCGATTTCTCCCATCCCTTCTACACCACGGGCTTCGGCCTTGCGGTCTCGCAGGAGCGGGTGAACTGGCTGGGCATGCTGTTCGGGCTCCTGTCGTGGCAGTTCCTCCAGGCGGTGCTGCTGCTCGCCGCCGTGATCGCGGTGGTGGGGTTCCTGTTCTGGCTGTTCGAACGCAAGCGCAACGCCGACGAGTTCGGCGGCAAGTGGTGGAAGGGGCTCGGCTCGGGCTTCTGGCTGTCGGCCGTCACCATGACCACGGTGGGCTACGGCGACAAGGCGCCGCGCACGCCGAGCGGGCGGGCGGTGGCACTGGTGTGGATGTTCACCGCCATCATCATCACCTCGACCTTCACCGGCATGATCGCCTCGGCGCTGACGGCCGACCGCATCTCGGGCTCCATCCGCGGCCCCGACGACCTGCCGAAAGCTCTGGTCGGCTCCATCCAGGGCTCGGCCAGCGAGATCTGGCTCGCCGAGCGGCGGGTGAACTTCCGCAACTTCGACACCGTCGCGCAGGGCATGGACGCCGTCGCCGACGGTCGCATCGACGTCTTCGTCTACGACAAGCCGCTGCTGCAATATCTCGCGGCCGATATGGACGACGGCGAGACCGAGGTGCTGAGCGGTACCTTCGGCCGCCAGGACTACGGCATCGCCCTGCCGCAGGGCAGCCCGATGCGCGAAGCCGTCAACAACGCCCTGCTCACCTTCCTCGAGACCGAAGACTGGGACGCGCTGACGTTCCGGTATCTGGGCGAAGAGGAATAG
- the uvrA gene encoding excinuclease ABC subunit UvrA: MADQKYISIRGAREHNLKNVDLDIPRDSLTVMTGLSGSGKSSLAFDTIYAEGQRRYVESLSAYARQFLEMMQKPDVDQIDGLSPAISIEQKTTSRNPRSTVGTVTEIYDYMRLLYARVGVPYSPATGLPIESQTVSQMVDRVLALPEGTRLFVMAPIVRGRKGEYRKELAELQKKGFQRVKVDGAFYEIADAPTLDKKYKHDIDVVVDRVVVRGDLAARLADSIETALRLADGLAIAEFADRPLPAEETSGGGGANKSLNDTHERLLFSEKFACPVSGFTISEIEPRLFSFNNPFGACPTCDGLGSQRAIDPDLVIPDENLTLRAGAVAPWARSTSPYYGQTLDALGKVFGFKVGDRWSDLSDEARHAILHGTGSRQVTFAYDDGLRSYKTTKTFEGVIPNLQRRWKETESAWSREEIERYMSETPCPACSGYRLKPEALAVKIDGRHIGEVTALSIRKAGDWFETLPQAMNAKQNEIAARILKEIRERLRFLNDVGLDYLALSRNSGTLSGGESQRIRLASQIGSGLTGVLYVLDEPSIGLHQRDNARLLDTLKHLRDIGNTVVVVEHDEDAIRTADYVVDMGPAAGIHGGRIVAEGTPAEIMANPKSLTGQYLSGDLAIPLPEQRRPLKKGRRLKVVNARGNNLKDVTAEIPLGTFTCVTGVSGGGKSTFLIETLFKAASRRIMGSREHPAEHERIEGLEFLDKVIDIDQSPIGRTPRSNPATYTGAFTPIRDWFAGLPEAKARGYQPGRFSFNVKGGRCEACQGDGVIKIEMHFLPDVYVTCDVCHGKRYNRETLDVTFKGKSIADVLDMTVEEGADFFAAVPSVRDKMETLKKVGLGYIHIGQQATTLSGGEAQRIKLAKELSRRATGKTLYILDEPTTGLHFHDVAKLLEVLHELVDQGNTVVVIEHNLEVIKTADWVLDLGPEGGDGGGELLVAGRPEDVVAVERSYTGQFLKELLERRPAGGKRQAAE; the protein is encoded by the coding sequence ATGGCCGACCAGAAATACATTTCCATCCGCGGCGCGCGCGAGCACAATCTCAAGAACGTCGATCTCGACATCCCGCGCGACAGTTTGACCGTCATGACCGGCCTGTCGGGCAGCGGAAAGTCCTCGCTCGCCTTCGACACCATCTATGCCGAGGGCCAGCGGCGCTACGTCGAGAGCCTGTCGGCCTATGCGCGGCAGTTCCTGGAGATGATGCAGAAGCCCGACGTCGACCAGATCGACGGCCTGTCGCCGGCCATCTCCATCGAGCAGAAGACCACCTCGCGCAACCCTCGCTCTACCGTCGGAACGGTCACCGAGATCTACGACTACATGCGCCTGCTCTACGCGCGCGTCGGCGTGCCCTATTCGCCGGCCACCGGCCTGCCGATCGAGAGCCAGACGGTGTCGCAGATGGTCGATCGCGTGCTGGCGCTCCCGGAAGGCACGCGGCTCTTCGTCATGGCGCCCATCGTGCGCGGCCGCAAGGGCGAGTACCGCAAGGAACTGGCCGAGCTGCAGAAGAAAGGCTTCCAGCGCGTTAAGGTCGACGGCGCCTTCTACGAGATCGCCGACGCGCCGACGCTGGACAAGAAGTACAAGCACGACATCGACGTCGTGGTCGACCGCGTCGTCGTGCGCGGAGACCTTGCCGCCCGGCTGGCGGATTCCATCGAGACCGCGCTGCGCCTCGCCGACGGGCTCGCCATCGCGGAATTCGCCGACCGGCCCCTGCCGGCCGAGGAGACGTCGGGCGGCGGCGGCGCCAACAAGTCGCTCAACGACACGCACGAGCGCCTGCTCTTCTCGGAAAAATTCGCCTGCCCCGTCTCCGGCTTCACCATTTCGGAGATCGAGCCGCGGCTGTTCTCCTTCAACAATCCCTTCGGCGCCTGCCCAACCTGCGACGGGCTTGGCAGCCAGCGCGCCATCGATCCCGACCTCGTCATCCCCGACGAAAATCTCACGCTGCGCGCCGGCGCCGTCGCCCCCTGGGCGCGCTCCACCTCGCCCTATTACGGCCAGACGCTCGACGCGCTCGGCAAGGTATTCGGCTTCAAGGTCGGCGACCGCTGGTCGGACCTGTCCGACGAGGCGCGCCACGCCATCCTGCACGGCACCGGCTCGCGCCAGGTCACCTTCGCCTATGACGACGGCCTGCGCTCCTACAAGACCACCAAGACCTTCGAGGGCGTGATCCCCAATCTGCAGCGGCGCTGGAAGGAGACCGAGTCGGCCTGGAGCCGCGAGGAGATCGAGCGCTACATGTCGGAGACCCCCTGTCCGGCCTGTTCCGGCTACCGCCTCAAGCCCGAGGCGCTGGCGGTCAAGATCGACGGCCGCCACATCGGCGAGGTCACCGCGCTATCGATCCGCAAGGCCGGCGACTGGTTCGAGACCCTGCCGCAGGCGATGAACGCCAAGCAGAACGAGATCGCCGCGCGCATCCTCAAGGAAATCCGCGAGCGCCTGCGTTTTCTCAACGACGTCGGCCTCGATTATCTCGCTTTGTCGCGCAATTCCGGCACGCTGTCCGGCGGCGAGAGCCAGCGCATCCGGCTGGCCTCGCAGATCGGCTCCGGTCTCACCGGCGTGCTCTACGTGCTCGACGAGCCCTCGATCGGCCTGCACCAGCGCGACAATGCGCGCCTGCTCGATACGCTGAAACACCTGCGCGACATCGGCAACACCGTGGTGGTGGTCGAGCACGACGAGGACGCCATCCGCACCGCCGACTACGTGGTCGACATGGGCCCGGCCGCCGGCATCCATGGCGGCCGCATCGTGGCCGAAGGCACGCCGGCCGAGATCATGGCCAACCCGAAGTCGCTCACCGGCCAGTACCTCTCCGGCGACCTCGCCATCCCGCTCCCCGAGCAGCGCCGGCCGCTGAAGAAGGGCCGCCGGCTCAAGGTGGTCAACGCGCGCGGCAACAATCTGAAGGACGTCACGGCCGAGATCCCGCTCGGCACCTTCACCTGCGTCACCGGCGTGTCGGGCGGAGGAAAATCCACCTTCCTGATCGAGACGCTCTTCAAGGCCGCCTCGCGCCGCATCATGGGCTCGCGCGAGCACCCGGCCGAGCACGAGCGCATCGAGGGCCTGGAATTCCTGGACAAGGTCATCGACATCGACCAGTCGCCCATCGGCCGCACCCCGCGCTCGAACCCCGCCACCTACACCGGCGCCTTCACGCCGATCCGCGACTGGTTCGCAGGCCTGCCCGAGGCCAAGGCGCGCGGCTACCAGCCCGGCCGCTTCTCCTTCAACGTCAAGGGCGGCCGCTGCGAGGCCTGCCAGGGCGACGGCGTCATCAAGATCGAGATGCACTTTTTGCCCGACGTCTACGTCACCTGCGACGTCTGCCACGGCAAGCGCTACAACCGCGAGACGCTCGACGTCACCTTCAAAGGCAAGTCGATCGCCGATGTGCTCGACATGACGGTGGAGGAAGGCGCCGACTTCTTCGCCGCCGTGCCGTCCGTGCGCGACAAGATGGAGACGCTGAAGAAGGTCGGCCTCGGCTACATCCACATCGGCCAGCAGGCCACCACGCTGTCGGGCGGCGAGGCGCAGCGCATCAAGCTCGCCAAGGAACTCTCCCGCCGCGCCACCGGCAAGACCCTCTACATCCTCGACGAACCCACCACCGGCCTGCACTTCCACGACGTGGCGAAACTGCTCGAGGTGCTGCACGAGCTCGTCGACCAGGGCAACACGGTCGTCGTCATCGAGCACAACCTCGAAGTGATCAAGACCGCCGACTGGGTCCTCGACCTCGGCCCCGAAGGCGGCGACGGCGGCGGCGAACTGCTCGTGGCCGGACGTCCGGAGGACGTGGTGGCGGTGGAGCGGAGCTATACGGGGCAGTTTTTGAAGGAGCTGCTGGAGAGAAGGCCGGCGGGAGGGAAGAGGCAAGCGGCGGAGTAG
- a CDS encoding ferredoxin--NADP reductase produces MIPVPANANAEPLKFPIPANVHAETVVSVKHHTDRLFSFRITRPQSFRFRSGEFVMIGLPNAEKPVFRAYSIASPAWDDELEFYSIKVPDGPLTSELQKIVPGDTVLLRQKSTGTLVVDALKPGKRLWMIATGTGIAPFASLIRDPDTYEKFEEIVLTNTCRDIAELQYGDALFQSVSQDPLIGELTQGRLSYYASTTRESSARNGRITDLIASGKLFADLGVASFDPAVDRVMICGSLDMIRDVKDLVEKAGLVEGSNAAPADFVVERAFVG; encoded by the coding sequence ATGATTCCGGTTCCCGCCAACGCCAATGCCGAGCCGCTGAAGTTCCCGATTCCGGCGAACGTCCACGCCGAGACGGTGGTTTCGGTGAAGCACCATACCGATCGTCTGTTCTCGTTCCGCATCACGCGCCCGCAGAGCTTTCGTTTCCGCTCGGGCGAGTTCGTGATGATTGGCCTGCCGAACGCGGAAAAGCCCGTGTTCCGCGCCTACTCGATCGCGAGCCCGGCCTGGGACGACGAACTGGAGTTCTACTCGATCAAGGTGCCAGATGGTCCGCTGACGTCGGAGCTGCAGAAGATCGTGCCGGGCGACACGGTGCTCCTGCGCCAGAAGTCGACGGGCACGCTGGTGGTGGACGCGCTGAAGCCCGGCAAGCGTCTGTGGATGATCGCGACTGGTACCGGCATCGCGCCCTTCGCCAGCCTGATCCGCGATCCCGACACCTACGAGAAGTTCGAAGAGATCGTGCTCACCAACACCTGCCGCGACATCGCCGAACTGCAATACGGCGACGCGCTGTTTCAGAGCGTGTCGCAGGACCCGCTGATCGGCGAGCTGACGCAGGGGCGGCTGTCCTACTACGCCTCCACCACACGCGAGTCCTCCGCGCGCAACGGCCGCATCACCGACCTGATCGCTTCGGGCAAGCTCTTCGCTGACCTCGGCGTGGCATCGTTCGATCCGGCAGTCGACCGGGTGATGATCTGCGGCTCGCTGGACATGATCCGCGACGTGAAGGACCTCGTCGAGAAGGCCGGGCTGGTGGAAGGATCGAACGCGGCACCCGCCGATTTCGTGGTCGAGCGCGCTTTCGTGGGATGA